Part of the Vicugna pacos chromosome 3, VicPac4, whole genome shotgun sequence genome is shown below.
GAAATATTAGtccttattaaaatataaaatagtactAATTAGTACTttttataaacaaaaaaacctgttGAGTGATAATAGACTTCTGTTTTAACTGATTGTATGATGTAACTTTTTCAAAATTTGATTAATTACATAgtcttttctcttgttctctccctccccccaccccccttttccTAAGACCTCTACAAAGATGTTTGATATAAAGGCTTGGGCTGAGTATGTTGTGGAATGGGCTGCCAAGGACCCATACGGCTTCCTTACAACAGTTATTTTGGCtcttactccattgtttcttgcAAGTGCTGTACTGTCCTGGAAATTAGCCAAGATGATTGAGgccagggaaaaggagcaaaagaagaaacaaaaacgtCAAGAAAACATCGCAAAAGCTAAACGACTGAAAAAGGACTGAAGGAATGAACAGGCTCTGCAGCCAGAGGAACATCATTTGGAAAATTATGCAGCTCTAGAAGGCCCCACTAAGGTTTCTTTTCTGGATCTTGTGACAGTATTGTTTAGGAAACAAAGTCTGAGCATATGGAAGATCATGTTAGCTCTCACCTGTACTGTAGCAACTTTTGGGCTTTGCTGTAGAAGTCTGTTGACAGTTAATTGTACACTGACATTGGTTATGCTACAGGTTCTTTATAATGGATCTAGTCATTTGCCTTTTTGCAGCTTATATAGTATAATGTGAACATCCTGTGGTGAAGAAGGACTTTAGATTATTTAGACTTTAGAACTCTACTCAAATAATGGCTTAAAATGGGGTCCTGCTCTGGACAAAGGAATTTATGAATGTAAAAATCAGAACTGTGCTGAGGTGAAAAGTGTGCTTTGGCTTAAAAGAGACACAGTATATTAATTACATCTATCGCTATTGCTTATTTCTTGGAATAGAATCATTTCTGGCTTTCTCAAAGCAAAATAATATTCTTCAATGAGTACTTCTctattttctggatttttctcattttagctTTTGAGATACTGGTAATTGactagacattttttaaaatctaattttataaAGAATTCTCTTATTATCTTGACTATGTAGAATACCATTTACTGGATACAACAATTTTTGTACTTATGAACACTGCCATTTTCTTAGAGGTGGCTTGAGTAGAGTAACACTATGATTTAAAGCTTGCAGTAAAAATGCCAAATCTTGTAGTACCTTGGAACCAGTTTATTCTCATTTATGCTAAGTAGAAATGTGAAGTAGTTAAAATGTCTTATCAGGTAATTTGCTGATTATATAGATAccacctttgtttttcttttttctttttttttttacattttttattgattcataatcattttacagtgttgtgtcaaattccagtgttcagcacaatttttcagtcattcatggacatatacacactcattgtcacatttttttctctgtgatttatcataacattttgtgtatatttccctgtgctatacagtgtaatcttgtttatctattctacaattttgaaatcccagtctatcccttcccaccctccacctttgtttttcattccattctTTGTTTTAAGTCATGTTGTGGTGATGTTCTGTACTTTTTGATCAAACAGGTTCACggtgaaaattaaaatttcaaattttttaaggaacttttaAAGAATAACAGTTAAGTCATATTTCATAAGTGGTAGAGAAAAGGCTTAACATTTGGAAGAATTTTGTTTGGCCTAGTAGTAATTGGGTGAAAGGTGTAAATTATGTCAAACTGAGAATATGTTATGATTAGAAATAAAGAGCTAAAGGATATTTCCTTTAGTTAAGTAATATAACTGGAACTTTTTACTCCTTAACATGGCTTTTATAAATGCATGGTTAATAATTTTATTTGCTATCAGTAATGAATAGCTTATTAATGTTTTCCTCGCTTCTGACaatgaattttaaattacaaaaaattgTCCaacagctttcatttaaaaatgaaaccagatattgaaataaatttgatacttttttttataaagaggTCCCTgggctttgttttttttggtgaggggagaaTAATTCAATAATACAAGTTAGATATGTTACAGAAATTACTTTTCAAATGGTTATGAATTTCCTTCATAGATAAGTatacagttgacccctgaacaacacaggggttagGGGCACTAGCTCTCCCTTGCAGTTGAAAATCCCTGTATAACTTATAGTAGGCCCTCCCCATATACTATTCCTTTCTATATGCAGTTTCTCCGTATCTGCAATTCCAAGGTTCCTCTGTACTCACAGTTCCACATCCCTGGATTCAACCAACCCtggattgtgtagtactgtagtatttactatggaaaaaaaaatctgtgcataaGTGAACCCATGCAATTCgaacctatgttgttcaagggtcagccgTACTCGTAATAGTTTAGAGCATTGTTTCTTAAGTATGAGAACCTAAGGACCTCTGAGAATCTTTATGGACTGGTTTGAACaatatttattactattattttaggTTGTCAGTTCCTACTTGGTGCCAGTGCACATGCTGCAGCTCCAGGTACTAAAATAATTTAGTGTTTAGTTGTGAATTAAGTTATTCAGGTGCTGTAGGATATGCTTTTTATGatattgaaattaaaacaaacttaGAATTATCTACTAAAGCTATGGTTTCACTGTTCATTGTGAGAATTTAAAGGTAtttaactaaaatatattttcctgtacTTTGTTAGTCTTAATACAATTTTATGTTTGTTTGACATAGGCCATTTGTTGTTTCTTCAGCTTTTTTCAACATCTGTGGAGCCTTTTTGTACATGTAGGATCAACAAGGTTTTACAATATTTGTCtctatgtttgtgtgtgttgtgggggaggGGTATGTAAATTAGAGAGTacagatcttccttgatttaCAGTGGGATTACCCTTTGTAAGTTGAAAATACTGTAAATTGAAAATGCATGTAATACTTAAGACCAAACCAACCAAACTTCATAGCTAAGCCCTAGCCTTATAcctgctcagaacacttacattagcctacagttgggcaaaatcatctagaacaaagcctattttataataaagtgtttgaATATCTCTTGTAATTTACTGAATTGAAAGTGaaactgtactgaaagtgaaaaacaacgGTTGTATGGGTACAGGATGGTTGTAA
Proteins encoded:
- the SMIM15 gene encoding small integral membrane protein 15; this translates as MFDIKAWAEYVVEWAAKDPYGFLTTVILALTPLFLASAVLSWKLAKMIEAREKEQKKKQKRQENIAKAKRLKKD